Proteins encoded by one window of Drosophila melanogaster chromosome X:
- the CG9360 gene encoding uncharacterized protein, whose product MDRWLNRVAVVTGASSGIGAACCKDLVSKGLVVVGLARREDRLQELKASLPADQASRFHGRKCDVSQEQEVIDAFAWIDATLGGADVLVNNAGIVRLGVGITHEGNGADLRAILDTNVLGVSWCTREAFKSLKRRNVNDGHILIVNSVAGHRVINNPGITMGMYSPSKYAVTALTEVLRQEFHNNKTQTKITSISPGAVDTEIIDKEALVGIPDFPMLRSEDVADAISYCIQTPPNVQIHELTIKPVGETL is encoded by the exons ATGGATCGTTGGCTAAATCGCGTTGCTGTTGTCACTGGCGCCAGTTCGGGAATCGGAGCTGCCTGTTGCAAGGATTTGGTGTCCAAGGGCTTGGTGGTCGTGGGTCTTGCACGTCGCGAGGACCGTCTGCAGGAGCTGAAGGCTTCGCTGCCAGCGGACCAGGCCAGTCGTTTCCATGGACGCAAATGCGATGTgagccaggagcaggaggtgATCGATGCGTTCGCATGGATCGATGCAACACTGGGCGGTGCCGATGTGCTGGTCAACAACGCTGGCATTGTTCGCCTCGGTGTGGGCATCACCCACGAGGGTAATGGCGCTGATCTTCGTGCCATTCTGGATACCAATGTCCTGGGCGTTTCGTGGTGCACCCGCGAGGCTTTCAAATCACTGAAGAGACGCAATGTTAACGATGGACACATCCTGATTGTCAACAGTGTGGCCGGACACCGGGTGATCAACAACCCAGGCATCACCATGGGCATGTATTCGCCATCGAAGTACGCAGTCACCGCTCTCACGGAGGTGCTGCGTCAGGAGTTCCACAACAACAAGACCCAGACCAAGATTACG AGCATCAGTCCCGGTGCCGTGGACACCGAGATCATCGACAAGGAGGCTCTCGTTGGCATTCCCGACTTTCCAATGCTCCGCTCTGAGGATGTGGCCGATGCCATTAGCTACTGCATCCAGACCCCGCCAAATGTCCAGATTCACGAGCTGACCATCAAGCCTGTCGGCGAAACCCTCTAG